In Nostoc sp. GT001, a genomic segment contains:
- a CDS encoding tetratricopeptide repeat protein, which produces MLRRISQSLKRFIKRLIASKQNSSLKGARGRNLVGVLPELTNADLEQLFIQLLEGVHQARGRQWALRYLQRIENRVPAERWIDWLVMFGESLLASPTPNPLLATQMVQLGELGVGRIGEVAYDIGIRLMQNLPTEIEDYPDNQAQDDVEITPGQELIRDLGEQLWEHDEPDVIETTPGQELIRDLGEQLWEYDEPDVVETTTDEEIIPTSPEQELIVSFGEQLWEYDVPDVEPITSAPQNVSFEETSPENFEEVVWEYEREDAQATIPENIPLPAAEDSISLLTELRFDEEVVVQITTPVNLLSTRQKTELATSPSVETWDNTLTNLEPNVANTLDELWVRLDQSTNLVQQLASDLAVQSSNSPGIIERHSDNPITHAQGWFYQGLQQAKTGDLLGAIASYDQAIEMQPEFSEYWFNRGLTLFHLERFDEAIASYETAIELKPDFYKAWYNRGGTLGELGYFEEAIASFDKAIEIKPDYQEAWSSKGLALLKLGWLPEAIASYDQALQLEPEDQENWYHRGIALAVSEQFAEAIISYDRAIEINPEYHEVWIDRGVVLFNLGRWSEAIASWDKALSVQADFYLAWYNRGIALDNLGRREEAIASYRQAIAIKPDFHLAWYNQAIALFNLEQFAEAIACYDNALQIKQDYWEAWIGRGTAIGHLVNYDELLNLPSSITATNPALQQGGYEGKLASYEEGLRHLRTDTHPEGWGRLHFAIANTYYEEGKKHTNTRDYWRKAASEYHQALLTLTLEYFPQLHLEVLQSLSKVLMGLGQTTQVQELLQRGTDLLRQLLSEETRSDESKKQLALKFLGFDQLAVDLAVESGDLVEAWEIAEQGKNACLNWLLSGWNHNIYSPYYGAIQQLFNPTTAIIYWHISPVALHTFILKDQAPSPILLFTPMQDTGLIPLGEDAIRLNELPLPEAVQRLIEFEIWLEDWHQQYQEYRSTAHDKESKSHHSWRVEMEEKLLQLYEILNISTIAQELEGITQLVLIPHRDLYRLPIHTLFHLSSPSPEDLPNVESNFSVTYLPSAQIGLSIRTEDIWQWQNKFLLSVEHPESTGYPTLKFAKLESEVVSQMFNNIQRIQGVEATKNIVGNALSDNYNILHFTGHVTNNLAEPKKSELALAGEDRLTLDEICQQNLDSYNLITLSACENLSTNNYTISSEYVSLVSGFVTQGVPHVVSTLWSVESSASALVMIEFYRRLQPNKSAVIALAEATRWLKELTAGELTKWYEEILNNLHPEEVRIQTYLATQLYRNSKMASDKILYNHPYYWAAFTIMGKPN; this is translated from the coding sequence ATGCTCAGGCGGATATCGCAGTCGCTTAAAAGGTTTATAAAGCGCCTCATTGCAAGTAAACAGAATAGTTCTCTCAAGGGTGCGAGAGGACGCAATCTGGTGGGGGTACTACCAGAACTAACCAATGCGGATCTGGAACAATTGTTTATCCAATTGTTAGAAGGCGTGCATCAAGCACGAGGACGACAGTGGGCATTGAGGTATCTGCAACGGATTGAAAATCGCGTTCCGGCTGAACGTTGGATAGACTGGTTGGTGATGTTTGGTGAAAGCTTGCTAGCTTCACCTACACCAAATCCTCTTTTAGCAACACAGATGGTGCAATTGGGGGAACTTGGTGTTGGCAGAATTGGAGAAGTTGCTTATGACATTGGCATTCGGCTAATGCAAAACTTACCTACAGAAATAGAAGATTACCCTGACAATCAGGCACAAGATGATGTAGAAATCACTCCTGGGCAAGAACTGATCCGCGATTTGGGCGAACAGTTATGGGAGCATGATGAGCCAGATGTAATAGAAACTACTCCTGGACAAGAACTGATCCGCGATTTGGGCGAGCAGTTATGGGAGTATGATGAGCCAGATGTGGTAGAAACTACAACCGATGAAGAAATTATCCCAACTTCTCCTGAACAAGAGCTAATCGTTAGCTTTGGCGAACAATTATGGGAATATGATGTGCCAGATGTTGAACCAATAACGTCAGCACCTCAAAATGTCTCTTTTGAGGAGACATCGCCCGAAAACTTCGAGGAAGTGGTATGGGAATATGAAAGGGAAGACGCTCAAGCCACAATACCAGAAAATATCCCTCTCCCGGCAGCGGAAGATTCAATCAGCTTGTTAACTGAATTGAGGTTTGACGAAGAAGTTGTTGTTCAAATTACAACACCAGTAAATCTCCTTTCCACTAGACAAAAGACTGAATTAGCAACGTCTCCCTCGGTGGAAACCTGGGATAACACTTTGACGAATTTAGAGCCAAATGTGGCTAATACTTTAGATGAGTTGTGGGTAAGGTTGGATCAAAGTACCAATTTAGTCCAGCAACTTGCTTCTGATTTGGCTGTTCAAAGCAGTAATTCCCCTGGTATTATTGAGCGGCATAGTGATAATCCGATTACCCACGCTCAAGGGTGGTTTTACCAAGGTCTTCAGCAAGCGAAAACAGGCGATCTGTTAGGTGCGATCGCATCTTATGACCAAGCTATTGAAATGCAACCCGAATTCTCAGAATATTGGTTTAATCGAGGCTTAACGCTGTTCCATTTAGAACGTTTTGATGAAGCGATCGCGTCTTATGAAACAGCCATAGAATTGAAGCCAGACTTCTACAAAGCTTGGTACAACCGGGGTGGAACTCTCGGAGAATTAGGATATTTTGAAGAAGCGATCGCTTCTTTTGACAAAGCTATAGAAATCAAGCCAGACTATCAAGAAGCGTGGTCTAGCAAGGGTTTGGCACTGCTGAAATTAGGTTGGCTACCAGAAGCTATTGCTAGTTATGACCAAGCGCTACAACTCGAACCAGAAGACCAGGAAAACTGGTATCACCGAGGCATAGCCCTAGCTGTCAGCGAACAATTTGCTGAGGCAATTATATCTTATGACAGAGCTATAGAAATTAACCCAGAATACCATGAAGTTTGGATAGACCGGGGTGTAGTACTGTTTAATTTGGGAAGGTGGTCAGAAGCGATCGCCTCCTGGGATAAAGCACTTTCAGTTCAAGCCGACTTCTACTTAGCTTGGTACAACCGAGGTATAGCATTAGACAATTTAGGACGGAGAGAAGAAGCGATCGCCTCCTATCGGCAAGCGATCGCCATTAAACCCGACTTCCACTTAGCTTGGTATAATCAGGCAATAGCACTGTTTAATTTAGAACAATTTGCCGAAGCGATCGCTTGTTATGACAACGCTTTGCAAATCAAACAAGATTATTGGGAAGCTTGGATTGGTCGGGGAACTGCGATCGGTCATTTAGTGAATTATGACGAATTACTGAATTTGCCGAGTAGTATCACAGCGACAAATCCCGCTTTACAACAGGGCGGCTACGAAGGAAAATTAGCCAGCTACGAAGAAGGGTTAAGGCATCTGCGGACAGATACCCATCCAGAAGGTTGGGGGAGATTGCATTTTGCGATCGCTAATACTTACTACGAAGAAGGTAAAAAACATACCAATACCCGCGATTATTGGCGCAAAGCTGCATCTGAGTACCATCAAGCGCTGTTAACCCTGACATTAGAATATTTTCCCCAGTTGCATTTAGAGGTTTTACAATCTCTAAGCAAAGTTTTGATGGGTTTGGGACAAACCACACAAGTTCAAGAATTGCTGCAACGCGGGACAGATTTATTGCGACAATTACTGAGTGAAGAAACTCGCTCAGACGAAAGTAAAAAACAGCTAGCTCTAAAATTTCTAGGCTTCGATCAATTGGCAGTTGATTTAGCTGTGGAATCGGGTGATTTAGTAGAAGCTTGGGAAATTGCCGAACAAGGTAAAAATGCTTGTTTAAACTGGCTGCTTTCTGGCTGGAATCATAATATTTACTCGCCTTATTATGGCGCAATTCAACAACTATTCAATCCCACAACAGCAATTATTTACTGGCATATTAGCCCAGTTGCCCTACATACTTTCATTCTCAAAGACCAAGCGCCATCACCAATTCTCCTGTTTACACCCATGCAAGATACTGGGCTAATACCTTTAGGAGAAGATGCTATTCGTCTCAATGAATTGCCTCTACCCGAAGCAGTGCAGCGCCTAATTGAATTTGAAATTTGGCTAGAAGATTGGCATCAACAATACCAAGAATATCGCAGCACAGCCCACGACAAAGAAAGTAAAAGTCACCATTCTTGGCGAGTTGAAATGGAAGAGAAACTGTTGCAACTGTATGAAATCCTAAATATTTCCACAATTGCACAGGAACTCGAAGGCATCACCCAACTGGTCTTAATTCCTCACCGTGACTTGTACAGATTGCCCATTCATACACTTTTCCATCTTTCTTCACCATCACCAGAAGATTTACCCAACGTAGAATCAAATTTCAGCGTCACCTATCTACCTAGTGCCCAAATAGGTTTATCAATCAGAACTGAGGATATTTGGCAGTGGCAAAATAAGTTCTTGCTCAGTGTTGAACATCCTGAAAGTACAGGTTATCCCACACTTAAATTTGCCAAACTGGAGTCTGAAGTTGTTAGCCAGATGTTCAATAATATCCAACGAATTCAGGGGGTAGAAGCAACGAAAAATATTGTCGGAAATGCCTTATCTGATAATTATAATATCTTGCATTTTACGGGTCATGTCACTAATAATTTAGCTGAACCTAAAAAATCAGAATTAGCATTAGCAGGTGAAGACAGACTTACTCTAGATGAAATCTGCCAACAAAATCTAGATAGTTACAATCTTATTACCCTCTCTGCCTGTGAAAATTTAAGTACTAACAACTACACTATCAGCAGCGAATATGTGAGTTTAGTCAGTGGTTTTGTAACTCAGGGTGTACCTCATGTAGTGAGTACTCTCTGGAGTGTAGAATCTTCGGCTAGTGCCTTGGTGATGATCGAGTTTTACCGGCGATTACAGCCTAATAAATCAGCAGTTATTGCTTTAGCCGAAGCAACACGATGGCTAAAAGAACTAACTGCTGGAGAACTGACAAAATGGTATGAAGAGATCTTAAATAATCTGCATCCAGAGGAAGTAAGAATTCAAACTTATTTAGCGACACAACTATATAGAAATAGTAAAATGGCATCAGACAAAATTCTTTATAACCATCCTTACTACTGGGCAGCTTTTACGATTATGGGTAAGCCGAATTAA
- a CDS encoding glycosyltransferase family 2 protein: MPANSWPEEDSYQELDPLNSLLSDLSVDEESVLETDSMSLPSRFQGRRGKAALVLTIVWSGTIALHLVSWASIFILGLTTILGFHALVVVFTKSRRYPKEIQGDLPSVSVLVAAKNEEAVIAKLVKNLCNLEYPGGQYEIWIIDDHSSDSTPHLLAELEQKHDQLKVLRRSAEATGGKSGALNQVLPLTKGDIIAVFDADAQVTPDLLQQVVPLFQRENVGAVQVRKAILQADANANANAKDNFWTKGQMAEMALDTWFQQQRTALGGIGELRGNGQFVRRSALESCGGWNEETITDDLDLTIRLHLDKWDIECVFHPAVQEEGVTNAVSLWHQRNRWAEGGYQRYLDYWDLILKNRMGTRKTWDLLIFMLIMYILPTAAVPDLLMAIARHRPPMLSPITGLSISMSMVGMFTGLKRARQDQKFPLSTYLTMLVQTLRGSLYMLHWLVVMSSTTARMSVRPKRLKWVKTLHTGNGE; the protein is encoded by the coding sequence ATGCCAGCGAATTCCTGGCCCGAAGAAGATTCTTATCAAGAGCTTGATCCGCTCAACTCCTTGTTGTCTGACCTATCAGTAGATGAGGAGTCGGTGTTAGAGACAGATTCTATGTCTCTACCATCCCGGTTTCAAGGTCGTAGAGGCAAAGCAGCTCTAGTCTTGACTATCGTCTGGAGTGGCACGATCGCTCTACATTTAGTTTCTTGGGCTTCAATTTTTATTCTAGGACTGACCACCATTCTAGGATTTCATGCTTTGGTGGTGGTGTTTACTAAATCCCGTCGCTATCCAAAAGAAATACAGGGAGATTTGCCTTCTGTTTCTGTGCTAGTAGCTGCGAAAAATGAGGAAGCGGTAATTGCTAAATTAGTCAAAAATCTTTGTAATCTGGAATATCCAGGTGGGCAGTACGAAATTTGGATAATTGACGATCACAGCAGTGATAGCACGCCACATTTATTAGCAGAACTCGAACAGAAACACGACCAACTGAAAGTACTAAGGCGTTCAGCAGAAGCTACTGGTGGCAAATCGGGGGCGTTGAATCAGGTGTTGCCGCTGACAAAGGGCGACATTATAGCAGTATTTGATGCTGATGCCCAAGTAACACCAGACTTGCTGCAACAGGTAGTACCTTTATTTCAAAGAGAAAATGTGGGGGCGGTGCAGGTGCGAAAAGCGATTCTGCAAGCAGACGCTAACGCGAACGCCAACGCTAAAGACAACTTTTGGACTAAGGGTCAAATGGCAGAAATGGCACTTGATACCTGGTTTCAGCAACAGCGGACTGCCCTTGGTGGCATTGGCGAACTGCGAGGTAATGGTCAATTTGTCCGGCGTTCCGCCTTGGAAAGCTGCGGTGGCTGGAATGAAGAAACCATTACCGATGATTTGGATTTGACAATCCGTTTACATTTGGATAAATGGGATATTGAGTGTGTTTTCCATCCAGCAGTGCAAGAAGAAGGAGTGACAAATGCAGTTTCACTCTGGCATCAGCGCAACCGTTGGGCAGAAGGCGGTTATCAGCGCTATTTGGATTATTGGGATTTAATTCTCAAAAACCGCATGGGAACGCGTAAAACCTGGGATTTGCTGATTTTCATGCTGATTATGTATATCTTACCGACAGCAGCAGTCCCAGATTTATTAATGGCGATCGCTCGTCATCGTCCACCAATGTTAAGTCCGATCACAGGCTTATCCATTTCTATGTCGATGGTAGGAATGTTCACAGGTCTGAAGCGGGCGCGTCAAGATCAAAAGTTCCCACTTTCTACATATCTGACGATGCTGGTGCAAACCCTGCGTGGCAGTTTATATATGTTGCACTGGTTAGTCGTCATGAGCAGTACTACTGCTCGGATGTCGGTAAGACCAAAGCGCCTGAAATGGGTGAAAACCTTGCATACGGGGAATGGGGAATAG
- a CDS encoding DNA polymerase III subunit gamma/tau, with protein sequence MSYEPLHHKYRPKSFAELVGQEAIATTLTNAIGTSKIAPAYLFTGPRGTGKTSSARILAKSLNCLKGDQPTAEPCGVCEVCQGITKGYALDVIEIDAASNTGVDNIRELIEKAQFAPVQCRYKVYVIDECHMLSTQAFNALLKTLEEPPRHVVFVLATTDPQRVLPTIISRCQRFDFRRIQLEAMVKHLSAIAFKENIHISPDAVTLVAQLSQGGLRDAESLLDQLGLLAGEVTPERVWDLVGTVSEQDLLALLNAIAQDKPEAVLDCTHYILDRGREPLTILQNLAAFYRDLLIAKTAPNRHDLVACTQQTWIALVEFAQYFDMSVILAGQQHLRTSEVQIKNTTQPRLWLEVTLLGLLPSATTNIQPQASSFAPRVNNPAVSPSYPPVVAQNQPVSSVPLAEPKTNHNSLNHHQAAAQNHPVSSLPVAEPKTNHNSLNHHQAAAQNQPITSSPLVEQQTNDNSGAKSVSPPTPEPVAVPVPPANIEPVTSEVVGEAEYDLTQIWQQVLANLQPKSRQEMLRQMSQLIEFDGVMARIAIKQAWYDKGKSYLPMITAAFQQTFQREIQINIEKGISSNSTSAKRNPPPKDSTRVQQPPTPSYNQQIPPPASAPQPTNPPPAPTAAKNGNGVNGNGVNGNGVNGNGAQTLPPPPKQTPAPDWEPDEVAIGAQRIATFFNGQIIRFADDFPEFSDSITTPEWVEEADVDDE encoded by the coding sequence ATGTCTTATGAACCCCTGCACCACAAATATCGCCCCAAAAGTTTTGCTGAACTGGTGGGCCAAGAGGCGATCGCCACCACCCTCACGAACGCGATCGGCACATCGAAAATTGCCCCTGCCTATTTATTCACTGGGCCAAGAGGTACGGGGAAAACTTCTAGTGCCCGGATTTTGGCTAAATCCCTCAATTGTCTCAAAGGTGATCAGCCCACTGCTGAACCTTGTGGTGTGTGTGAGGTTTGTCAGGGGATCACCAAGGGGTATGCCTTAGACGTAATTGAAATTGATGCTGCTAGTAACACTGGTGTCGATAATATCCGCGAGTTGATTGAAAAAGCCCAGTTTGCTCCTGTGCAGTGTCGCTACAAGGTTTATGTTATTGATGAATGCCACATGCTCAGTACCCAGGCATTCAACGCGCTACTTAAGACACTAGAAGAACCACCGAGACACGTGGTTTTTGTATTGGCGACAACAGACCCGCAAAGGGTTTTACCAACAATTATTTCGCGCTGTCAAAGGTTTGATTTCAGACGCATTCAGTTAGAGGCGATGGTGAAGCATTTAAGTGCGATCGCCTTTAAAGAAAACATTCATATTTCACCCGATGCTGTCACCCTGGTAGCCCAACTTTCTCAGGGAGGCTTACGGGATGCCGAAAGTCTACTCGATCAATTGGGTTTATTAGCAGGTGAAGTCACACCAGAGCGAGTTTGGGATTTGGTGGGGACGGTAAGCGAACAGGACTTGTTAGCCCTTTTAAATGCGATCGCTCAAGATAAACCGGAAGCAGTTCTAGACTGTACTCACTACATCCTAGATCGTGGTCGAGAACCCCTAACTATTCTGCAAAATCTCGCTGCTTTTTACCGCGATTTACTCATAGCTAAAACAGCACCCAACCGCCATGATTTGGTTGCTTGTACTCAGCAAACCTGGATAGCGCTGGTTGAATTTGCCCAATACTTCGATATGAGCGTGATTTTGGCGGGACAGCAACACCTACGAACATCAGAAGTGCAAATTAAAAACACCACCCAGCCGCGTTTGTGGTTGGAGGTAACATTACTAGGATTGTTACCCAGTGCGACGACGAATATTCAGCCACAAGCCTCAAGTTTCGCGCCGCGAGTTAATAATCCTGCTGTATCTCCAAGCTATCCTCCAGTAGTTGCCCAAAATCAGCCAGTCTCTTCTGTACCTCTGGCTGAACCGAAAACAAATCATAATTCTTTAAACCATCATCAAGCGGCTGCCCAAAATCACCCAGTCTCTTCTTTACCTGTAGCTGAACCGAAAACAAATCATAATTCTTTAAACCATCATCAAGCTGCTGCCCAAAATCAGCCCATCACTTCATCTCCCCTAGTTGAACAGCAAACCAATGACAATTCTGGTGCTAAATCAGTTTCACCACCAACCCCAGAACCTGTTGCTGTTCCTGTGCCACCTGCGAACATTGAACCAGTAACTTCAGAAGTTGTTGGCGAAGCAGAATATGACTTAACTCAGATTTGGCAACAAGTGCTTGCCAACCTCCAGCCAAAATCAAGGCAAGAAATGCTGCGTCAAATGAGCCAACTTATAGAGTTCGACGGTGTTATGGCTCGAATTGCTATCAAACAGGCATGGTATGACAAGGGAAAATCTTATCTACCGATGATTACGGCAGCTTTCCAGCAGACTTTCCAGCGTGAAATCCAGATAAATATAGAAAAAGGAATTTCTTCAAACTCTACCTCCGCCAAAAGAAATCCTCCGCCAAAAGACTCTACTCGCGTTCAGCAACCACCCACACCTAGCTACAACCAGCAAATTCCGCCTCCAGCGTCAGCACCACAGCCAACTAATCCACCACCAGCACCGACAGCAGCAAAAAATGGAAATGGTGTAAATGGAAATGGTGTAAATGGAAACGGTGTAAATGGAAATGGGGCGCAAACTTTGCCTCCACCCCCAAAACAAACACCCGCACCTGATTGGGAACCTGATGAAGTAGCGATCGGAGCTCAACGTATAGCAACATTCTTCAACGGACAAATTATCCGTTTTGCAGATGATTTCCCAGAATTCTCCGATTCCATAACTACACCAGAATGGGTAGAAGAAGCAGACGTGGATGATGAATAA
- a CDS encoding AAA-like domain-containing protein gives MTIDELVLLLKASQATGLTTLQELILRSSWEGKTYTNIASEAHYGEERVKKTAAHLWQVLSNFCKEPIHKSNFRQTLENHPFSEAHQQLIKEFNRAATAISLEFPTGPVSLNSRFYIPRPPIEELAYAEMAEPGSVICIKAPKKMGKSSLILRLLAHANKQGFRTVTLDFQQADKAVFASLDKFLRWFCANVSRELQLEPKLNDYWDEDMGSKVSCSIYFQKYLLSALSSPLVLVLNEVDWVFEYQEITGELLPLVRSWHEQAKRVEIWQKLRLVLVYSTEILVPIKLTQSPFNIGLTINLPPFTKEQVQDLAQRHGLDWTDGKDADSLMAMVGGNPYLVRLALYHLVGKGGLKGDLGQLLQQAPTEAGIYNQCLRQYLLVLRDEPELEDAFYEVINTTNYVKLEPRLAYKLQSIGLINLEGDRSTPACELYRLYFQQYLKKSEHFHNIHVERLRQENQQFLFLSSLDELTQLVNRRYFESYLQIEWQNFASQNTPTSLILCDIDYFKIYNKTYGRAAGDECLRQIANTICNSIKDSLTHSSFSYSRNINCSTSSAFVSSQRGDFRDESSRVLVARYGGEEFAILAQIDVTAAMDIAEYIREQVKVLEIKCEYPSIGGLPAAVLTVSLGVASVIPAIGTEPATLVNAAEEALNQAKRKGRDRVVV, from the coding sequence ATGACTATAGATGAACTAGTATTGCTACTAAAAGCCAGTCAAGCAACCGGTTTAACGACGCTCCAAGAATTGATATTGCGTTCTTCATGGGAAGGAAAAACCTACACTAATATAGCGAGTGAAGCGCACTACGGCGAGGAACGTGTCAAGAAAACTGCTGCTCATTTATGGCAAGTACTGAGTAATTTTTGCAAAGAACCAATACATAAATCCAACTTTCGCCAGACTCTAGAAAATCACCCTTTTAGCGAAGCACATCAGCAGTTAATTAAGGAATTCAACCGAGCCGCCACAGCGATATCCTTAGAATTTCCTACTGGCCCAGTATCTCTTAATTCCAGATTTTACATCCCTCGCCCGCCAATTGAAGAACTCGCTTACGCAGAAATGGCTGAACCTGGGAGTGTAATTTGCATCAAAGCGCCCAAAAAGATGGGAAAAAGCTCTTTGATTCTCCGGTTGCTTGCACACGCTAATAAACAAGGCTTTCGCACCGTAACTTTGGACTTTCAGCAAGCAGACAAAGCAGTATTTGCCAGTTTGGATAAATTTTTGCGCTGGTTCTGTGCCAATGTTAGTCGGGAGTTACAGCTAGAACCAAAACTCAATGATTATTGGGATGAAGATATGGGTAGCAAAGTCAGCTGCTCTATCTATTTCCAAAAATATTTACTGTCTGCGCTCTCAAGTCCCTTGGTTTTAGTATTAAATGAGGTGGATTGGGTATTTGAGTATCAGGAAATTACTGGAGAATTGCTACCATTAGTGCGATCGTGGCATGAACAAGCCAAAAGGGTAGAAATTTGGCAAAAATTACGTCTGGTTCTGGTTTATTCAACAGAAATTCTTGTTCCCATAAAACTGACTCAATCGCCATTTAATATTGGTTTGACAATTAATTTACCTCCTTTTACGAAAGAGCAGGTGCAGGATTTAGCACAACGTCATGGCTTGGATTGGACAGATGGTAAAGATGCCGATAGTTTGATGGCAATGGTGGGAGGAAATCCTTATTTGGTGCGATTGGCATTGTATCACCTTGTGGGTAAAGGCGGATTAAAAGGGGATTTAGGGCAATTATTGCAACAAGCACCCACAGAAGCCGGAATCTATAACCAGTGTCTAAGGCAGTATTTACTAGTACTTCGAGATGAGCCAGAATTGGAAGATGCTTTTTATGAAGTGATTAATACTACAAATTATGTAAAATTAGAGCCAAGATTGGCATATAAATTACAAAGTATAGGGCTAATTAATTTAGAAGGCGATCGCAGTACTCCTGCGTGTGAATTATATCGGTTATATTTCCAACAATATCTCAAAAAAAGTGAGCATTTCCACAATATTCATGTTGAAAGGTTGAGGCAAGAAAATCAACAGTTTCTCTTCCTCTCTAGTTTAGATGAACTAACTCAATTAGTTAATCGCCGCTACTTTGAAAGCTACCTACAAATTGAGTGGCAAAATTTCGCTAGTCAAAACACTCCAACATCACTGATTTTGTGCGATATCGACTATTTTAAAATTTATAATAAAACTTATGGTAGAGCGGCGGGAGATGAGTGTTTACGACAAATCGCTAATACTATCTGTAACAGCATTAAAGACTCACTAACTCATAGCAGTTTCTCATATAGTAGGAATATCAATTGTTCTACCAGTAGTGCTTTTGTGAGTTCCCAAAGAGGAGATTTTCGAGACGAAAGCAGTAGAGTATTAGTGGCTCGTTATGGTGGTGAAGAATTTGCCATTCTTGCTCAAATAGATGTTACTGCTGCAATGGATATTGCCGAATATATTCGAGAGCAAGTAAAAGTTTTAGAGATTAAATGTGAGTATCCTAGCATTGGTGGTTTACCTGCTGCTGTTTTAACCGTCAGCTTAGGTGTGGCTAGCGTGATTCCGGCAATAGGAACTGAACCTGCTACTTTAGTTAATGCTGCTGAAGAAGCACTCAATCAAGCCAAAAGAAAAGGACGCGATCGCGTTGTAGTTTAA
- the ebsA gene encoding type IV pilus biogenesis protein EbsA: MSIEQLQPATQQQASVYLPYVQGARRNFLPYAISLYQKGVLEGHRKIEASEHVPFVASWNVATLPSDLTRCRIQFDGNADLSYELMMASFEFINFLIELMDNYKRYRITDFSQPFYRKLLRIDD, from the coding sequence ATGTCTATTGAGCAACTCCAGCCTGCAACTCAACAACAAGCCAGTGTTTACTTACCTTATGTTCAGGGCGCTAGGCGCAATTTCTTACCCTATGCCATCAGTCTTTATCAAAAAGGCGTCTTGGAAGGACATCGGAAAATAGAAGCCAGCGAACATGTCCCCTTTGTCGCCTCCTGGAATGTTGCTACTTTACCCTCAGACTTAACCCGTTGCCGAATTCAGTTTGATGGCAATGCTGACCTGAGTTATGAACTGATGATGGCTAGTTTCGAGTTTATTAATTTTTTAATTGAACTTATGGACAACTATAAACGTTATCGTATAACCGATTTTTCACAACCATTTTACCGCAAGCTACTGCGTATAGATGATTGA
- a CDS encoding PEP-CTERM sorting domain-containing protein, with translation MTTFLYQGQLSGTTFQGVVQDEFNLTKAFYTGTVTDPNTGKKYQGTFEVSGYGERYSNPNGNLTPTVFDFQSDIPGFPGVTSLTITNASLANLRIIVPINETSIPEPASLLGTLMVASFGVVLKRRKDSGLRKTF, from the coding sequence TTGACTACCTTTCTTTACCAGGGACAATTGTCAGGAACCACATTTCAAGGAGTAGTTCAAGATGAATTTAATCTGACAAAAGCTTTCTACACTGGTACTGTCACTGACCCAAACACCGGAAAGAAATATCAAGGTACTTTTGAAGTGAGTGGATATGGGGAGCGATATAGTAATCCCAATGGTAATTTAACTCCCACGGTCTTTGATTTCCAGTCTGATATCCCAGGTTTCCCAGGCGTAACATCCTTGACCATAACTAACGCTAGTTTGGCAAATCTAAGAATCATAGTACCTATAAATGAAACTTCTATTCCAGAACCCGCTAGCCTTCTCGGAACTCTGATGGTAGCTAGTTTTGGTGTCGTTCTGAAAAGAAGAAAAGACAGCGGACTTAGGAAGACGTTTTAA